One Thalassotalea hakodatensis DNA segment encodes these proteins:
- the glnG gene encoding nitrogen regulation protein NR(I) — protein MITEQVWVVDDDSSIRWVLEKAFANANISSASFDSAENVLTALDHGQPEVIISDIRMPNIDGMELLNDINLRFPDIPVIIMTAHSDLDSAVNAYQGGAFEYLPKPFDIDEALALSKRALAHAHEVKAKTRQDAPSSAAVGIIGEAPAMQEVFRAIGRLSRSSISVLINGESGTGKELVAHALHMHSPRAKAPFIPLNMAAIPKDLIESELFGHEKGAFTGANSVRQGRFEQAHNGTLFLDEIGDMPLDIQTRLLRVLADGQFYRVGGHSPIQVDVRILAATHQNLEDKVRAGDFREDLFHRLNVIRIHIPSLRERREDIPQLCEHFLKHAAIELSVETKTLDRPTVEYLKQFDWPGNVRQLENICRFLTVMASSKEIHLEDLPSELTQEAISYDAEGVSWQLLLKRWANEKLSSGENGLLEEALPEFEKIMIQAALKVTNGHKQEAAKKLGWGRNTLTRKLKDLKL, from the coding sequence ATGATTACAGAACAAGTTTGGGTTGTAGACGATGACAGTTCCATCCGCTGGGTATTAGAAAAAGCCTTTGCAAATGCAAATATCAGTTCCGCGTCATTTGATAGTGCAGAAAATGTGTTAACTGCTCTAGATCACGGTCAACCCGAAGTGATCATATCTGATATTCGCATGCCTAATATCGATGGCATGGAATTATTAAATGATATCAATCTACGTTTTCCAGATATTCCAGTGATCATTATGACCGCGCACTCAGACTTAGATAGCGCAGTTAATGCTTATCAAGGTGGGGCATTCGAATACTTACCAAAACCATTCGATATTGATGAAGCACTTGCATTAAGCAAACGAGCCTTGGCTCATGCACACGAAGTAAAAGCGAAAACGCGCCAAGATGCGCCCAGCTCAGCCGCTGTTGGCATTATTGGTGAAGCACCTGCCATGCAAGAAGTTTTTCGAGCTATTGGACGTTTATCTCGATCTAGTATTAGTGTTTTAATAAATGGTGAGTCAGGAACAGGTAAAGAACTTGTCGCCCATGCATTACATATGCACAGTCCGAGAGCAAAAGCTCCCTTTATTCCACTTAACATGGCGGCAATTCCTAAAGATTTGATCGAATCAGAATTATTCGGACACGAAAAAGGCGCATTCACTGGCGCGAATTCTGTAAGACAAGGGCGATTCGAACAAGCGCATAATGGCACCTTATTTCTTGATGAAATTGGTGATATGCCGCTAGATATTCAAACTCGGTTATTAAGGGTATTAGCCGACGGGCAATTCTATCGTGTAGGTGGTCACTCCCCTATTCAAGTAGATGTTCGTATACTTGCGGCGACTCATCAAAATTTAGAAGATAAAGTTCGTGCTGGTGACTTTAGGGAAGACTTGTTCCATCGATTAAATGTTATCAGAATTCATATTCCGAGTTTACGTGAACGTAGAGAAGATATCCCACAACTTTGTGAACACTTCCTTAAACATGCCGCTATTGAACTAAGCGTTGAAACTAAAACATTAGACAGACCTACTGTTGAATACCTTAAGCAATTTGATTGGCCAGGCAATGTCAGACAACTTGAAAATATTTGCCGATTTTTAACTGTTATGGCAAGTAGTAAAGAAATTCACCTAGAAGACTTACCTAGCGAACTCACTCAAGAAGCTATCAGCTACGATGCTGAAGGTGTAAGTTGGCAATTACTACTTAAACGATGGGCTAATGAAAAGTTATCTTCAGGAGAAAATGGATTATTAGAAGAAGCGCTGCCGGAATTTGAAAAAATAATGATACAAGCAGCCCTAAAAGTAACCAATGGTCATAAACAAGAAGCGGCAAAAAAACTTGGTTGGGGCAGAAATACACTAACTAGGAAGTTAAAAGATTTAAAACTTTAA
- the fabR gene encoding HTH-type transcriptional repressor FabR, translated as MSGIRAQQKEKTRRLIINAALNQLSAERSFSNLSLREVAKESGLAPTSFYRHFSDMDELGLTLVDEAGLTLRQLMRQARQRIEKGGSVIQISVLTFMEFIENNGNIFRLLLRERSGTSPAFRAAVNREISYFTLELCDYLQQANRLDAEIAYLQANAAVTIVFSAGSDALDADSKERELLSERTIHQLRFIARGAMELANRIENTKPEQT; from the coding sequence ATGAGTGGTATTCGAGCACAACAAAAAGAAAAAACGCGCCGGTTGATTATTAATGCCGCGTTAAATCAATTAAGTGCAGAGCGTAGCTTTTCTAATTTAAGCCTACGTGAAGTGGCTAAAGAATCAGGCTTAGCACCTACTTCTTTTTATCGACACTTTTCAGATATGGATGAACTTGGTTTAACCTTGGTTGATGAAGCCGGACTTACCCTTAGACAATTAATGCGTCAAGCGCGCCAACGTATTGAAAAAGGGGGATCTGTTATTCAAATATCCGTGTTAACCTTCATGGAATTTATAGAGAATAACGGTAATATTTTCCGACTTTTACTCCGAGAGCGTTCTGGTACGTCACCAGCATTTCGTGCTGCAGTTAACCGTGAAATTAGCTATTTTACTTTAGAGCTATGTGATTATTTACAACAAGCCAATCGACTTGATGCTGAAATAGCATATTTACAAGCAAACGCTGCGGTTACTATTGTGTTTAGCGCTGGATCAGATGCCCTTGATGCCGATAGCAAAGAGCGCGAGCTATTATCAGAAAGAACGATTCACCAACTGCGCTTTATCGCACGTGGCGCTATGGAGCTCGCTAATCGTATCGAAAACACTAAGCCTGAACAAACATAA
- the sthA gene encoding Si-specific NAD(P)(+) transhydrogenase codes for MAKSTSPKSKKITFDFDAIIIGTGPGGEGTSMELAKKNKRVAIVERYKEVGGGCTHWGTIPSKALRQSVSRLIEYNSNPLFRQHEKAKHLTFSDILSHASAVIRKQVQLRSGFYDRNRVEHIVGEASFIDKHTLKIVKPDGSIETVTAKQIVIATGSHPYRPDDIDFNHPRVYDSDTILSLQHDPRSVIIYGAGVIGSEYASIFRGLSVKVDLVNTRDRLLSFLDDEMSDALSYHFWNNGVVIRHGEQIKSVDATDDHVIVNLESGKKMKADCLLWANGRTGNTAALHLENAGLKADGRGQLKVNDLYQTEIDNIFAVGDVIGYPSLASAAYDQGRLAAYAMMDNKSTAKLIADIPTGIYTIPEISSVGKTEQELTEAKIPYEVGRSQFKHLARAQIANSLVGSLKILFHRETKEILGIHCFGENAAEIIHIGQAIMQQKGKGNTIEYFVNTTFNYPTMAEAFRVAALNGLNRLF; via the coding sequence TTGGCTAAAAGCACTTCCCCTAAAAGCAAAAAAATAACATTTGATTTTGACGCCATTATTATAGGTACAGGCCCTGGTGGCGAAGGTACTTCAATGGAGCTTGCCAAAAAAAATAAACGTGTCGCAATAGTAGAACGTTATAAAGAAGTTGGCGGCGGGTGTACACACTGGGGTACTATTCCGTCTAAAGCACTCAGACAAAGTGTCTCTCGGCTTATCGAATACAATTCAAACCCGCTATTTAGGCAACATGAAAAAGCAAAACATCTGACATTTTCCGATATCTTAAGCCACGCATCTGCCGTTATACGTAAGCAAGTACAGCTTCGTAGCGGTTTTTATGACAGGAACCGTGTAGAACATATTGTTGGTGAAGCTTCTTTCATTGATAAACATACCCTAAAAATAGTTAAACCTGACGGCTCTATTGAAACAGTGACCGCTAAACAAATAGTGATTGCTACAGGATCTCATCCATATCGCCCTGATGATATCGATTTCAACCACCCTAGAGTGTACGACTCTGACACCATTTTATCGCTTCAACATGACCCTCGTTCGGTAATTATTTATGGCGCAGGTGTCATAGGAAGTGAATACGCATCAATATTTAGAGGGTTGAGTGTTAAAGTAGATTTAGTTAACACCCGTGATCGCTTATTATCCTTTTTAGATGATGAAATGTCTGATGCATTAAGTTACCACTTCTGGAACAACGGTGTGGTCATTAGACACGGAGAGCAAATCAAGAGCGTTGACGCTACCGATGATCACGTAATTGTTAACTTAGAGTCAGGTAAAAAAATGAAGGCTGACTGCCTATTATGGGCCAATGGTCGTACTGGCAATACAGCAGCGTTACACCTTGAAAACGCAGGGTTAAAAGCTGATGGTCGAGGACAACTCAAAGTCAATGACCTTTATCAAACAGAAATAGATAACATCTTTGCGGTCGGCGATGTAATTGGTTACCCGAGTTTAGCCAGCGCAGCTTACGATCAAGGTCGACTTGCAGCATATGCCATGATGGATAACAAGAGCACAGCAAAGCTCATTGCTGATATTCCCACAGGCATCTACACAATTCCTGAAATCAGTTCAGTAGGTAAAACGGAACAAGAATTAACGGAAGCTAAAATTCCTTATGAAGTTGGTCGCTCGCAATTTAAGCACTTAGCCAGAGCACAAATTGCGAATAGTTTAGTGGGGTCATTGAAAATTTTATTTCACCGCGAAACAAAAGAAATACTCGGCATTCATTGTTTTGGCGAAAATGCGGCCGAAATTATTCACATTGGCCAAGCAATTATGCAGCAAAAGGGTAAAGGCAATACGATAGAGTATTTTGTCAATACTACCTTCAACTACCCTACAATGGCTGAGGCTTTTCGCGTTGCCGCCTTAAACGGCCTTAACCGACTTTTTTAA
- a CDS encoding RNA recognition motif domain-containing protein, which yields MTSPKTTQIVAAIIFAIIVYFIAISIELSPAIVATIAFVCSILTSLLGSEGADNATGDVKTLYVGNLPYRANEGAVRALFSEYGKVHSVRLMKDKHTGKRRGFGFVEMASNDADGAIKQLNDSEFQQRTLKVREAKERPEKQHDDE from the coding sequence ATGACTTCTCCGAAAACTACACAGATAGTAGCAGCAATAATATTTGCTATTATTGTTTACTTTATTGCTATCAGTATAGAACTAAGCCCAGCAATTGTTGCTACTATTGCTTTTGTGTGCTCAATCTTAACTAGCCTTTTAGGCTCTGAAGGTGCTGACAATGCAACAGGCGACGTAAAAACACTTTACGTTGGCAATTTGCCTTATAGAGCAAACGAAGGTGCAGTAAGAGCACTTTTTTCAGAATATGGTAAAGTGCACTCTGTCAGGTTAATGAAAGACAAACATACAGGCAAACGAAGAGGCTTTGGTTTTGTTGAAATGGCATCAAATGATGCTGATGGCGCTATTAAACAACTTAATGATTCAGAGTTTCAACAGAGAACACTGAAAGTAAGAGAAGCTAAAGAAAGGCCAGAAAAACAACACGACGACGAATAA
- a CDS encoding DUF4124 domain-containing protein, which produces MKNIYLICALLFCISCLQAANAASTKVYVWVDESGKVVYSDTPRPGAEEVEVQEKNIISTHVDTSILDIKPKVIEDKFNVEITQPSNKQTIRDNTGSLLVQGRIKPLFKQGHTIQLLLDNKPHNSPQSYAQFRLSNIDRGEHQLKLSLLNEKGKVIASSKQITFYMHRASKISAN; this is translated from the coding sequence TTGAAAAATATCTATTTAATATGTGCTCTACTTTTTTGTATTTCTTGTCTACAAGCGGCCAATGCTGCATCTACTAAGGTTTATGTTTGGGTTGATGAATCTGGTAAAGTCGTTTATTCAGATACCCCACGCCCCGGCGCCGAAGAAGTTGAGGTTCAAGAGAAAAACATTATCTCTACCCATGTAGATACCTCCATTCTGGATATAAAACCTAAGGTTATTGAAGATAAATTCAATGTCGAAATTACTCAACCTAGCAATAAACAAACAATTAGAGACAATACAGGTTCTCTTTTGGTGCAAGGTAGAATAAAACCCCTGTTCAAGCAAGGGCACACCATTCAACTTTTACTCGATAATAAACCTCATAACTCTCCGCAAAGCTATGCTCAGTTTAGGCTGTCTAATATTGACAGGGGTGAACATCAATTAAAATTATCCCTTCTTAATGAGAAAGGCAAGGTTATTGCATCGTCTAAGCAAATAACCTTTTATATGCACAGAGCTTCAAAAATAAGCGCTAATTAG
- a CDS encoding acyl-CoA desaturase: protein MKKPKIIWLNVAVFVITFLFAAIAVPYRALTHGFDAAEILMAVACFCYCGMSITAGYHRLWSHKTYQAHWSLRLIYAIGGAFALQNSALHWSSDHRVHHKHVDKNDVDPYSAKRGFWFSHIGWMLREYQSHRYNDYENVRDLQKDAIVMWQHKYYLPLVLLTNIGIPLMFGIWHGDVISSLLLIGFFRLVLSHHTTFFINSLAHIWGKQTYSEKNTARDNGLLALFTFGEGYHNFHHNFENDYRNGIRWWQFDPTKWLIKGCEYLNLTKKLRVSPEDKIIKARVSMELKRKQLKLAAHPNADQLLERLQQEYDHLIVKLNDFYEVKKQVLLSKREQIIADVEKSELLLRYKEIKFNFQQQQRSWQFFLEKVA, encoded by the coding sequence GTGAAAAAACCTAAGATTATTTGGCTCAATGTAGCCGTTTTTGTCATCACCTTTTTATTCGCAGCCATTGCCGTTCCTTACCGAGCCTTAACTCATGGCTTTGATGCAGCCGAAATATTAATGGCAGTGGCGTGTTTTTGTTATTGCGGAATGTCTATCACTGCTGGTTACCATCGATTGTGGTCACATAAAACCTACCAAGCACATTGGTCATTAAGGCTCATTTATGCAATTGGCGGAGCATTTGCCTTACAAAATAGCGCATTACATTGGTCATCAGATCATCGCGTTCATCATAAGCATGTTGATAAAAATGATGTTGATCCGTATTCGGCTAAACGCGGCTTTTGGTTTTCACATATAGGTTGGATGTTACGGGAATATCAATCTCATCGGTATAACGATTACGAGAATGTAAGAGACTTACAAAAAGATGCAATCGTGATGTGGCAACACAAATACTATTTGCCACTTGTGTTATTAACCAATATTGGCATTCCTCTAATGTTTGGTATATGGCACGGTGATGTGATTAGTAGTTTATTACTTATCGGCTTTTTTAGATTGGTATTAAGTCATCATACAACGTTCTTCATAAACTCGTTGGCACACATTTGGGGCAAACAAACCTACAGCGAAAAAAACACGGCTAGAGATAATGGCTTACTCGCATTGTTCACCTTTGGTGAGGGATACCACAATTTCCATCATAACTTCGAGAATGATTATCGTAATGGTATTCGTTGGTGGCAATTCGATCCAACAAAGTGGTTAATAAAAGGTTGTGAATATCTAAATTTAACGAAGAAATTACGCGTAAGTCCAGAAGACAAAATAATCAAAGCACGTGTTTCAATGGAATTAAAACGTAAGCAGCTCAAACTTGCAGCGCACCCTAATGCAGATCAGTTACTAGAGCGCTTACAACAAGAATACGATCATTTAATCGTAAAGTTGAATGATTTTTACGAGGTAAAAAAACAGGTACTTTTAAGCAAAAGAGAACAGATCATTGCAGACGTGGAAAAATCTGAACTATTACTACGCTATAAAGAGATTAAGTTTAACTTTCAACAACAACAACGTAGCTGGCAATTTTTTCTAGAAAAAGTTGCATAA
- the epmA gene encoding elongation factor P--(R)-beta-lysine ligase has translation MFEPNLTWQNAKKRAEVIYQIRSFFYQKGVVEIETPLLSQGTVTDKYMEAFATQPNSTASSPTYYLQTSPEFAMKRLLAAGYKDIYQLCKAFRDEEQGRYHNPEFTILEWYRVGIDHRELMQEVDALLMSVLACKSSEIITYRNIFIKELAIDPLTATTEELKRLLYEKGVEGEWIVNEIDKDILLQVLFSECIEKNIGQDKPCIVYEFPASQASLAKICQENPKVSERFEVYFKGIELANGFHELCDATEQLARFKRDNIHRVKEGKDTKPIDKRFIEALESGLPSCSGVALGIDRLLMIALGLNHIEQSICFMFDNA, from the coding sequence ATGTTTGAACCTAACCTAACTTGGCAGAATGCTAAGAAAAGAGCTGAAGTTATATATCAGATCAGATCCTTTTTTTATCAAAAAGGTGTTGTTGAAATAGAAACGCCTTTATTATCACAAGGTACAGTGACAGATAAATACATGGAAGCTTTTGCCACTCAACCTAATAGTACAGCTTCATCACCAACTTATTATTTACAAACTTCGCCAGAATTTGCAATGAAGAGGCTTTTAGCTGCGGGTTACAAAGATATTTATCAACTATGTAAAGCTTTTAGAGATGAAGAGCAAGGACGGTATCATAATCCTGAATTTACTATTCTTGAATGGTATCGCGTTGGTATCGATCACCGTGAGTTAATGCAAGAGGTTGATGCTTTATTAATGTCAGTATTAGCTTGCAAGTCATCAGAAATTATTACTTATAGAAATATTTTTATTAAAGAGTTAGCAATCGATCCTTTGACGGCAACAACAGAGGAGTTGAAACGTTTGCTTTATGAAAAAGGTGTTGAAGGTGAATGGATTGTAAATGAAATCGATAAGGATATTTTGCTACAGGTGTTATTTTCTGAATGTATTGAAAAAAATATTGGCCAAGATAAGCCTTGTATCGTGTATGAATTTCCTGCATCACAAGCATCCCTTGCCAAAATTTGCCAAGAGAATCCTAAAGTCTCTGAACGGTTTGAGGTGTATTTTAAAGGTATTGAGCTCGCGAATGGTTTTCATGAGCTATGCGATGCTACAGAGCAATTAGCTCGGTTTAAACGAGATAATATCCACAGAGTTAAAGAAGGAAAAGATACTAAACCGATTGATAAACGCTTCATAGAGGCTTTAGAGTCAGGCTTACCCAGTTGCTCAGGGGTCGCATTAGGTATTGATAGACTTTTGATGATTGCGTTAGGTTTAAACCATATTGAACAATCGATCTGTTTTATGTTTGATAATGCTTAA
- a CDS encoding MerC domain-containing protein, producing the protein MLDRIGITATSLCALHCILLPVILPALPLLGLSFLADHTWEHVFLLVTGILGSIAMFSGFKRYHKRLYPFYLLILGLVIYWMKHDFSEQAQPFFIIIGATLIVAAHVINLKLCNNCKRCDEHGCSS; encoded by the coding sequence GTGTTAGATAGAATTGGTATTACAGCGACATCTTTATGTGCATTGCATTGCATATTGCTGCCTGTTATTTTACCAGCACTTCCTTTATTGGGGTTAAGCTTCTTAGCTGACCATACTTGGGAGCATGTATTTTTACTTGTGACGGGTATCCTTGGTTCTATTGCCATGTTTTCAGGGTTTAAACGTTATCACAAAAGGCTATATCCATTTTATTTATTGATTTTAGGTCTAGTTATTTACTGGATGAAGCATGATTTTTCTGAACAAGCTCAGCCTTTCTTCATCATAATAGGAGCAACATTAATTGTTGCTGCCCATGTGATTAATCTGAAGCTTTGTAATAATTGTAAACGCTGTGATGAACACGGTTGCTCAAGCTAG
- the glnL gene encoding nitrogen regulation protein NR(II) has product MPSTKKLDATAKLYYQQNLPNHMVTAVIVLDSQLNIQYANPATEALLVKSLNKLRNQSLQHVFFNSPISSIRLKQLLTSGQEFSDSDVVLEFFDKRIITVELTASSFSLDNAPFILLEIKQIDQQKQISEEAFQHQQWESARDLIRGLAHEIKNPLGGLRGAAQLLNKEITPEQQEYTAMIIEQADRLTNLVDRLLGPNQLPNFNSQNIHLILEKVAQLISFNNPNNIKIIKDYDPSLPDINFDADKIQQALLNIVSNAIQVIGESGVVRLKTRAASNKTINGRRIKLAAQISIIDNGPGIPSKIQDTLFYPMVSGRSNGTGLGLAISQTLINQHKGKISCISRPGHTEFIILLPISEDKTP; this is encoded by the coding sequence ATGCCTAGTACAAAAAAATTAGACGCAACCGCAAAATTATATTATCAACAGAATTTACCTAATCATATGGTAACAGCTGTGATTGTGCTTGATAGCCAATTAAATATTCAATACGCAAATCCAGCGACCGAAGCATTATTGGTTAAAAGCCTTAACAAGTTGCGCAATCAAAGTTTACAACATGTTTTTTTTAATAGCCCTATCAGTAGTATACGTTTAAAACAATTGTTGACCTCTGGCCAAGAGTTTAGTGATAGTGATGTTGTTTTAGAGTTTTTTGATAAACGTATAATCACCGTTGAACTAACAGCGTCCTCATTTTCCTTAGATAATGCTCCGTTTATATTACTTGAAATTAAACAAATCGATCAGCAGAAGCAAATTAGTGAAGAAGCATTTCAGCATCAGCAGTGGGAGTCTGCGCGTGATTTAATTCGCGGTTTAGCACACGAAATAAAAAATCCACTCGGTGGTTTACGAGGTGCTGCTCAATTGCTAAATAAAGAAATTACGCCAGAGCAACAAGAATACACGGCAATGATCATTGAACAAGCAGATAGGTTAACAAATTTAGTTGATCGCTTACTAGGCCCTAATCAATTACCAAATTTTAATAGTCAAAATATTCACCTTATTTTAGAAAAAGTTGCTCAGCTAATTAGTTTCAATAACCCCAACAACATCAAAATTATTAAAGATTACGACCCCTCGTTACCGGATATAAACTTTGATGCTGATAAAATACAGCAAGCGTTACTAAATATTGTTAGTAATGCCATTCAAGTTATCGGCGAAAGTGGTGTTGTACGGTTAAAAACGCGAGCTGCCAGTAATAAAACCATTAATGGCCGTCGTATTAAACTTGCAGCACAAATTAGCATTATCGATAATGGGCCTGGTATCCCAAGTAAAATTCAAGACACCTTATTTTATCCTATGGTTTCAGGACGCTCTAACGGCACAGGTTTAGGCCTTGCCATTTCACAAACGCTCATTAACCAACACAAAGGGAAAATCTCCTGTATTAGCCGCCCGGGTCATACCGAATTTATTATTTTATTACCAATTTCAGAAGATAAAACGCCATGA
- the trmA gene encoding tRNA (uridine(54)-C5)-methyltransferase TrmA, whose protein sequence is MFSHIDPALYQAQLTEKAVEMTELFHPFSSVEFEVFSSEPLHYRQRAEFRVWHEGDDLFYIMFNQQTKQKYRVDTFPVASELINTLMKALLDDIRHNETLRRKLFQVDFLTTLSGEAVISLLYHKQLDESWHEECKQLKQRLSTICPIDFIGRARKQKVIVEKDYVNERLSVNNKQYVYQQIENSFTQPNAGVNEKMLTWAQNETKEKGGDLVELYCGNGNFSIALAENFDRVLGTEISKTSVKSAQKNIEDNQLTNVKIIRMSSEEFSQAMNGEKSFRRLADLDLTSYQYETVLVDPPRAGLDPDSVELASRFHTIIYISCNPETLADNLQQLTKTHNIEKMALFDQFPYTHHIETGVILTRK, encoded by the coding sequence ATGTTTAGTCATATTGATCCAGCACTATACCAAGCACAACTTACTGAAAAGGCCGTTGAAATGACTGAACTTTTTCACCCTTTTTCATCCGTTGAATTTGAAGTGTTTAGTTCAGAACCTTTACATTATCGTCAACGTGCTGAATTTCGTGTTTGGCATGAGGGAGACGATCTCTTCTATATAATGTTTAATCAACAGACTAAACAAAAATATCGTGTTGATACCTTTCCTGTTGCGAGTGAATTAATTAATACCTTAATGAAAGCCTTACTTGACGATATTCGTCACAATGAAACGTTACGCCGAAAGTTATTTCAAGTTGATTTTCTCACAACCCTAAGTGGTGAGGCAGTTATAAGCTTGTTATACCACAAGCAGCTCGATGAAAGCTGGCATGAAGAATGTAAACAATTGAAACAACGGTTATCTACTATTTGTCCGATTGACTTTATTGGCCGTGCTCGTAAACAAAAAGTGATTGTTGAAAAAGATTATGTTAATGAACGTTTGTCAGTGAATAATAAACAATATGTCTATCAGCAAATTGAAAACAGTTTTACGCAACCTAATGCAGGCGTCAATGAAAAAATGCTTACTTGGGCACAAAATGAAACCAAAGAAAAAGGCGGCGATTTAGTAGAGCTATATTGTGGTAACGGCAATTTTAGTATTGCGCTAGCAGAAAACTTTGATCGAGTACTTGGTACTGAAATATCTAAAACATCTGTTAAGTCTGCACAAAAAAATATTGAAGATAACCAATTAACGAATGTTAAAATTATTCGCATGTCGAGTGAAGAATTCAGCCAAGCAATGAACGGTGAAAAATCATTCCGTCGATTAGCTGATTTAGACCTAACCAGCTATCAGTATGAAACAGTGTTAGTGGACCCACCTCGTGCAGGCCTAGACCCTGATAGTGTAGAGTTAGCGAGTCGCTTTCATACTATCATTTATATTTCGTGTAACCCTGAAACACTAGCTGATAACTTACAACAATTAACAAAAACACATAATATTGAAAAGATGGCGTTGTTTGACCAGTTTCCATATACCCATCACATAGAAACGGGTGTTATTTTAACGCGGAAGTAG
- the glnA gene encoding glutamate--ammonia ligase, which yields MSQAVLDLIKENDVKFVDLRFTDSKGKEQHVSLPYHQVDEDFFEDGKMFDGSSIAGWKGINESDMVLMPDASTAVLDPFTEEVTLNIRCDIVEPGTMQGYSRDPRSVAHRAEEYMRSTGIADTVLIGPEPEFFVFDDVKFKADMSGASYSIDDKEAAWNSNTSYEDGNTGHRPGVKGGYFPVAPVDSSQDLRSAMCLVMEEMGLVVEAHHHEVATAGQNEIACRFNTMVKKADEVQIYKYVVHNVAHAYGKTATFMPKPLVGDNGTGMHVHQSLAKDGVNLFAGDKYGGLSETALYYIGGIIKHAKALNAFTNASTNSYKRLVPGFEAPVMLAYSARNRSASIRIPVVPSPKARRIEARFPDPTANPYLAFSAMLMAGLDGIKNKIHPGDAMDKDLYDLPAEEAAAIPQVASSLEEALDALEADNDFLTAGGVMDIDMINAYIGLKREEVETLNMTTHPVEFQMYYSV from the coding sequence ATGTCACAAGCAGTATTAGACTTAATCAAAGAAAATGACGTTAAGTTCGTTGACTTACGTTTTACTGATTCAAAAGGTAAAGAACAGCATGTTTCATTACCGTACCATCAAGTTGATGAAGACTTCTTCGAAGATGGAAAAATGTTTGATGGTTCTTCAATTGCAGGCTGGAAAGGCATTAACGAATCAGACATGGTATTAATGCCTGATGCATCTACTGCTGTTTTAGACCCATTCACAGAAGAAGTTACCTTAAACATCCGTTGTGACATCGTTGAACCAGGAACAATGCAAGGTTATAGCCGTGATCCTCGTTCTGTGGCACATCGCGCTGAAGAATACATGCGCTCTACAGGTATAGCAGACACAGTACTTATTGGTCCTGAACCAGAGTTTTTCGTATTCGATGATGTTAAGTTTAAAGCAGACATGAGCGGTGCAAGCTACTCAATCGACGATAAAGAAGCAGCATGGAATTCAAACACTTCTTATGAAGATGGCAACACTGGTCATCGTCCAGGTGTAAAAGGTGGTTACTTCCCAGTAGCACCGGTTGATTCTTCACAAGATTTACGTTCAGCAATGTGTTTAGTCATGGAAGAAATGGGCTTAGTTGTTGAAGCACATCACCATGAAGTAGCCACAGCTGGTCAAAACGAAATCGCATGTCGTTTTAATACCATGGTTAAAAAGGCTGATGAAGTACAAATTTACAAGTATGTTGTTCATAACGTTGCACATGCTTACGGTAAAACAGCGACTTTCATGCCTAAACCACTCGTAGGTGACAATGGCACTGGTATGCATGTTCATCAATCATTAGCAAAAGACGGCGTGAACCTTTTTGCTGGTGATAAATATGGCGGACTTTCTGAAACTGCACTTTATTACATCGGTGGTATCATTAAGCATGCTAAAGCATTAAACGCATTTACTAATGCTTCAACTAACTCATACAAACGTTTAGTACCTGGTTTTGAAGCGCCTGTAATGCTTGCTTACTCAGCACGTAACCGCTCAGCATCTATTCGTATTCCAGTGGTGCCGTCACCGAAAGCACGTCGTATTGAAGCACGTTTCCCTGATCCTACAGCTAACCCTTACTTAGCATTCTCAGCGATGCTAATGGCAGGTCTAGACGGTATTAAAAACAAAATTCACCCTGGTGATGCAATGGACAAAGACTTGTACGACTTACCTGCAGAAGAAGCAGCAGCTATTCCACAAGTCGCTTCATCACTTGAAGAAGCGCTAGATGCCCTAGAAGCAGATAATGATTTCTTAACAGCTGGTGGCGTTATGGACATCGATATGATTAATGCTTATATCGGCTTGAAACGTGAAGAAGTTGAAACTCTTAATATGACAACTCATCCAGTTGAGTTCCAAATGTATTACAGTGTTTAA